A region from the Misgurnus anguillicaudatus chromosome 7, ASM2758022v2, whole genome shotgun sequence genome encodes:
- the gsc gene encoding homeobox protein goosecoid, with protein sequence MPAGMFSIDSILAGRPSCKDSVLLHRNAPVVFSNLTESLYTAAGDFNGLYSHTGPPAPNLQSVTGTRIGYNNYYYGQLHVQGPTGPACCGAIPTLGSQQCPCIPGYDGTGSVLISPVPHQMMSYMNVGTLSRTELQLLNQLHCRRKRRHRTIFTDEQLEALENLFQETKYPDVGTREQLARKVHLREEKVEVWFKNRRAKWRRQKRSSSEESENSQKWNKSTKTPTEKIEECKSDVESDS encoded by the exons ATGCCCGCTGGGATGTTTAGTATCGACAGCATCTTGGCAGGGAGACCCAGCTGCAAGGACTCGGTTCTGCTCCATCGGAATGCTCCGGTCGTGTTCTCCAATTTGACGGAATCCTTGTACACAGCAGCTGGTGATTTTAATGGACTCTATTCTCACACGGGACCTCCGGCTCCTAATTTACAATCGGTGACTGGAACAAGGATAGGCTATAACAACTACTATTATGGACAACTTCATGTCCAGGGGCCGACTGGGCCAGCGTGCTGTGGCGCAATACCAACCCTTGGTTCGCAGCAATGCCCATGCATTCCAg GCTACGACGGCACCGGATCAGTGCTTATTTCTCCGGTCCCACATCAAATGATGTCGTACATGAACGTGGGCACATTGTCCAGAACCGAACTGCAGCTACTTAACCAGTTACACTGTCGGCGCAAAAGACGACACCGAACCATCTTTACAGATGAGCAACTGGAGGCACTGGAGAACCTTTTCCAAGAAACCAAATACCCCGACGTTGGCACCAGAGAACAATTGGCACGGAAGGTGCATCTACGTGAAGAGAAAGTGGAG gttTGGTTCAAAAACAGACGAGCAAAATGGAGAAGACAGAAAAGGTCGTCGTCAGAAGAATCAGAAAACTCACAGAAGTGGAACAAATCCACGAAAACACCCACAGAGAAAATCGAGGAGTGCAAAAGCGACGTGGAATCAGACAGCTGA